A DNA window from Setaria viridis chromosome 2, Setaria_viridis_v4.0, whole genome shotgun sequence contains the following coding sequences:
- the LOC140221858 gene encoding uncharacterized protein: MAAVRASVAARRLTRRFLSSFFSSPSAGSASASRTLLGHFHHPTSTARPVLVRSASAPVFQPLSAGSPRLSLDFLSADAATSEFSLFDSHVGLLLLLKATDAGPRFLVCDPVSRRHALLPSLPAAAFSDGEFLSAALLSRAAGSGLEFRAVCLTVQADRLRLWLAWSGDGEVSWLGLPPSRDFRVKWPLSWSEKRCVRAAGSLYWHISNNDSVLALDPNTLRLSYLRAPAVIWDDLGFPNYRIGETPGDGRLCFAALDSQVLRLCARGAGGDDGWVLEREVSLVEEFDALTNLPMACPWLGNIDPGRTGKVFIRTFGHGHFSYDMDTGKLDRLTTDDGQEYGHPIFAYFSAPDGGSSALRFGNETVLTSLLLDLSLSKSADFFAS; encoded by the exons atggccgccgtccgcgcctccgtcgccgctcgccgcctcaCGCGCCGATTCCTGAgcagcttcttctcctccccgtccgccggctccgcctccgcctcccgtaCCCTCCTCGGCCACTTCCACCACCCCACCTCGACGGCCCGCCCCGTCTTGGTGCggtccgcctccgcgcccgTCTTCCAGCCGCTCTCCGCCGGCTCCCCGCGCCTCTCCCTCGACTTCCtctccgccgacgccgccacctccgAGTTCTCCCTCTTCGACTCCCACGTCgggctcctgctcctcctcaagGCCACCGACGCGGGGCCCCGCTTCCTCGTCTGCGACCCCGTCTCCCGCCGCCACGCGCTGCTCCCctcgctgccggccgccgcgttCTCCGACGGCGAGTTCCTCAGCGCCGCGctcctctcccgcgccgccggcagcggcctCGAGTTCCGCGCCGTCTGCCTCACCGTCCAGGCCGACCGCCTGCGCCTCTGGCTCGCGtggtccggcgacggcgaggtcaGCTGGCTCGGGTTGCCGCCGTCGCGGGACTTCCGCGTCAAGTGGCCCCTCTCCTGGTCGGAGAAACGCTGCGTGCGTGCCGCCGGCAGCCTCTACTGGCACATCAGCAACAACGACTCCGTGCTGGCGCTGGACCCGAACACATTGCGGCTGTCCTACCTGCGGGCGCCGGCCGTGATCTGGGACGACCTCGGGTTCCCCAACTACCGCATCGGGGAGACGCCGGGTGACGGGCGGCTGTGCTTCGCTGCGCTGGACAGCCAGGTGCTGCGACTCTGTGCGCGAGGAgcgggcggcgacgacgggtgGGTGCTGGAGAGAGAGGTGAGCCTCGTCGAGGAGTTCGACGCCCTGACGAACCTGCCCATGGCCTGCCCTTGGCTTGGCAACATTGACCCGGGGCGCACTGGCAAGGTGTTCATCAGGACGTTTGGACATGGGCATTTCTCCTATGATATGGACACTGGGAAGCTGGACCGCCTAACAACAGATGATGGCCAGGAGTACGGGCACCCGATCTTTGCATACTTCTCTGCCCCAGATGGCGGTTCATCAG CTTTAAGGTTTGGCAATGAAACAGTCCTGACATCTTTGCTTCTTGATTTAAGCTTATCAAAAAGTGCTGACTTCTTTGCTTCTTGA
- the LOC117845199 gene encoding phosphoglycolate phosphatase 2: MVNGLPIPPCGLLTADAARSLVDSVDAFLFDCDGVIWKGDKLIEGVPETMELLRKMGKKLVFVTNNSRKSRRQYSKKFRSLGLEVTEEEIFTSSFAAAMFLKLNNFPPEKKVYVVGEDGILEELKLAGFECFGGPEDGKKNIKLEADFYFEHDKSVGAVVVGLDQYFNYYKMQYARICISENPGCLFIATNRDPTGHMTSAQEWPGAGTMVAAVSCSVQKEPIVVGKPSTFLMDFLLKSFSLETSRMCMVGDRLDTDILFGQSTGCKTLLVLSGCTSLPELQDASNNIYPDLYTNSVYDLVELLQK; this comes from the exons ATGGTCAACGGGCTCCCGATCCCTCCCTGCGGCCTCCTCACCGCCGACGCCGCTCGATCCCTCGTCGATTCCGTCGACGCCTTCCTCTTCGATTGCGATG GTGTCATTTGGAAGGGGGATAAGCTCATTGAAGGGGTCCCCGAGACGATGGAGCTGCTGCGGAAAATG GGAAAGAAATTAGTTTTTGTAACAAACAACTCTAGAAAGTCAAGAAGGCAGTACTCAAAGAAATTCAGATCACTGGGACTTGAAGTTACTGAG GAAGAGATTTTTACATCATCATTTGCGGCAGCCATGTTCTTAAAGTTAAATAATTTTCCTCCAGAAAAGAAG GTTTATGTTGTTGGAGAAGACGGAATTTTGGAAGAGCTCAAGTTAGCTGGTTTTGAATGTTTTGGTGGTCCG GAGGATGGCAAGAAAAACATAAAGTTGGAGGCAGACTTCTACTTTGAACATGACAAAAGT GTTGGAGCTGTTGTTGTTGGACTTGATCAGTACTTCAATTATTACAAAATGCA GTATGCAAGAATATGTATCAGTGAGAATCCAGGCTGCCTTTTCATTGCGACCAATCGTGATCCAACTGGACATATGACATCTGCCCAAGAATGGCCAG GAGCTGGAACTATGGTTGCTGCAGTAAGTTGTTCAGTACAGAAAGAGCCCATTGTTGTTGGAAAACCTTCAACCTTTTTGATGGACTTCCTTTTGAAAAG CTTCAGTCTGGAAACATCAAGGATGTGCATGGTGGGTGATAGACTGGACACCGACATACTATTTGGCCAGAGTACTGGTTGCAAGACCCTCCTTGTTTTGTCTG GTTGTACTTCCTTACCAGAACTGCAGGACGCTTCGAATAACATCTATCCGGATCTCTACACAAATAGCGTGTATGATCTCGTTGAGTTATTGCAGAAATAA
- the LOC117844159 gene encoding uncharacterized protein: protein MTKDAAGIMYPTRTEPGIRFEPLAASFPRLSLEFLPVDVPFGFTLADSYRGLLLLRQPTLDGAPNFLVCDPVSRRHSLLPPLPATATTDGGTFFAPAILSRAAGRRFEFDAVCATVDAERPRAWVASFRDNGCSWRALSSCGEVKIEFDPFWLEQRCVHAAGSIYWHICGCQYALALDAATKAFSLMRVPDFIWEDLGHPKYRVGETPDGRLCVATVEHKVLRLCVRALRGTGSHDGWVLEREMCLRNVLNAVPGLPEHPLRKSHFSYWISDIDPGRTGRVFIRTMGCGRFSCHMDTGKLDSLLTDDGLEYGDPILAYFAAPNGGSD, encoded by the coding sequence ATGACGAAGGACGCCGCCGGCATCATGTACCCGACCCGCACCGAGCCAGGCATCCGGTTCGAGcccctcgccgcctccttcccgcGCCTCTCCCTCGAATTCCTCCCCGTCGACGTCCCCTTCGGCTTCACCCTCGCTGACTCCtaccgcggcctcctcctcctccgccagccGACCCTCGACGGCGCCCCCAATTTCCTCGTCTGCGACCCCGTCTCCCGCCGCCACTCGCTgctcccgccgctcccggccacCGCGACGACGGACGGCGGCACGTTCTTTGCCCCCGCGatcctctcccgcgccgccggccgccgcttcgAGTTCGACGCCGTCTGCGCTACCGTCGACGCCGAACGCCCGCGCGCCTGGGTCGCGTCGTTCCGCGACAACGGCTGCAGCTGGCGCGCGCTGTCGTCGTGCGGGGAGGTCAAGATCGAGTTCGATCCCTTCTGGCTGGAGCAGCGCTGCGTGCACGCCGCCGGCAGCATTTACTGGCACATCTGCGGCTGCCAATACGCGCTGGCGCTGGACGCGGCCACCAAGGCGTTCTCCCTCATGCGGGTGCCGGACTTCATCTGGGAGGACCTCGGCCACCCCAAGTACCGCGTCGGGGAGACGCCGGATGGGCGCCTCTGCGTTGCTACTGTGGAGCATAAGGTTCTGCGGCTCTGTGTGCGGGCCTTGCGGGGGACGGGAAGCCACGATGGTTGGGTGCTGGAGAGGGAGATGTGCCTGCGCAACGTGCTCAACGCCGTGCCTGGCCTGCCGGAGCACCCGCTTCGTAAGTCCCACTTCTCCTACTGGATCAGTGACATCGACCCGGGGCGCACTGGGAGGGTGTTCATCAGGACCATGGGATGCGGGCGCTTCTCCTGCCATATGGACACCGGCAAGCTGGACTCTCTATTGACGGACGATGGCCTAGAGTACGGGGACCCAATCTTGGCCTACTTCGCGGCTCCAAATGGAGGCTCAGACTAA